Proteins encoded in a region of the Devosia sp. RR2S18 genome:
- a CDS encoding murein hydrolase activator EnvC family protein, producing the protein MAVWPGKTWSGALAGLALAGACTVPLLAQTVDGPATNTAAEQDNAAPQPAVTAGEVPAGETPAQQVPSLSEPQATPAASTAEDPAAAEASLDEIEASIGLSRERMEALRAEIAEMEGDRARQNAALIAAAQRVKLAEIEIADVEERLDALIVSEMEVRGRLDGADAEIANVLAALERISLNPPPALIVDPDDALGSARSAMLISAIVPQLRAKADTVTADLQALTDIKAAALAEEEVLRANYAVLEEEQLRIATLIAARKQGVETRTAELAAEEQEALQLAARAGDLRELISSLTARANAVSTQGATLEPIDPDAPTMSPEVIQTALANSARTEPAMPFVLARGYLTMPANGVTVVDYGASDGFGGISQGMSIVTRAEAQVVAPADGWVLYKGPYLNYGQIVILNTGQNYTALLAGLETISVDIGQFVQMGEPLGTMGSRTIGRTVTTNAGTDQPTLYIELRQANEPIDPTGWWANQTQSG; encoded by the coding sequence ATGGCTGTTTGGCCGGGCAAGACGTGGAGTGGGGCATTGGCCGGCTTGGCGCTGGCGGGTGCGTGCACCGTGCCATTGTTAGCGCAAACCGTAGATGGTCCGGCGACGAACACGGCCGCTGAGCAGGACAATGCAGCGCCACAGCCCGCCGTCACCGCTGGGGAAGTGCCGGCTGGAGAGACGCCCGCTCAGCAGGTGCCTTCCCTGTCAGAACCTCAGGCTACACCAGCGGCCTCGACCGCTGAAGATCCGGCTGCGGCCGAAGCATCCTTGGATGAAATCGAAGCGAGCATAGGCCTCAGCCGGGAACGCATGGAGGCGCTGCGCGCCGAGATCGCCGAAATGGAGGGTGACCGTGCTCGCCAGAACGCTGCGCTGATCGCAGCGGCCCAGCGCGTCAAACTGGCCGAGATCGAGATCGCCGATGTCGAAGAGCGGTTGGATGCACTGATCGTCTCCGAGATGGAAGTTCGGGGTCGGCTGGATGGCGCCGATGCCGAGATCGCCAATGTGTTGGCTGCGCTCGAGCGCATTTCCCTTAATCCACCGCCGGCGCTGATCGTTGATCCCGATGATGCGCTTGGATCGGCCCGGAGCGCGATGTTGATTTCGGCGATTGTGCCGCAATTGCGCGCCAAGGCCGATACTGTCACGGCCGATCTTCAGGCATTGACCGACATCAAGGCAGCCGCTCTCGCCGAAGAGGAGGTGCTGCGCGCCAACTATGCGGTGCTCGAGGAAGAGCAGTTGCGCATTGCTACTCTGATCGCTGCCCGCAAGCAGGGAGTCGAAACGCGAACGGCTGAACTAGCGGCTGAAGAGCAGGAGGCTTTGCAGCTCGCGGCACGGGCTGGAGATTTGCGCGAATTGATCTCCAGCCTAACCGCGCGTGCCAATGCCGTGAGCACCCAAGGGGCGACACTAGAGCCGATCGATCCGGACGCGCCGACGATGTCGCCCGAAGTCATACAGACCGCGTTGGCAAATAGTGCCCGTACCGAGCCCGCCATGCCGTTCGTGCTGGCGCGCGGCTACCTGACCATGCCCGCCAATGGCGTAACCGTCGTGGATTATGGCGCCAGCGACGGGTTTGGCGGCATCAGCCAGGGCATGTCCATTGTGACGCGCGCCGAAGCCCAGGTGGTGGCCCCGGCTGATGGCTGGGTGCTCTACAAGGGGCCTTACCTCAATTACGGCCAAATCGTCATCCTCAATACCGGTCAGAACTATACCGCGCTTCTGGCTGGACTGGAGACTATATCCGTTGATATCGGCCAATTCGTGCAGATGGGAGAGCCCTTGGGAACCATGGGATCACGCACAATTGGGCGCACGGTGACCACCAACGCTGGAACAGACCAGCCGACCCTCTATATTGAACTGCGACAAGCCAACGAGCCTATCGATCCAACCGGATGGTGGGCCAATCAGACACAGAGTGGATAG
- a CDS encoding S41 family peptidase produces the protein MRFTPLRTAAVALALLLPASLLIAQEEPVPVQTEETPVPAPDQSPGQAPDVEPAPSGEQPEPTPEEAAAAPRDPLEVYADLNLFGEIFDRIRAEYVDPPDEQELVRAAIQGMLTSLDPHSGYLPPADYDEMREDTSGEFGGLGIEVTQEEGVIKVVSPIDETPAARAGILANDFIIEIDGEPLQGVTLDEAVSRMRGPIGTSITITVLREGVEEPLQFELTREIIAMRAVRWSMEGDIGVLRLSRFSEQAFVGIENAIEDIFEERDGVAPKGLILDLRNNPGGLVDQSVYVADAFLKQGAVVLTRGRIPQESARYDAQPDALDARIADVPVVVLINGGSASASEIVAGALQDHKRATVVGTRSFGKGSVQSIISLGPDGAMRLTTARYYTPDNRSIQALGITPDIEVRQVVPEEFQGRDEIIGEAGLAGHITIEGQEENTVGSSVYVPTEKEEDAQLQYAIRLINGEETDPAYPPKAE, from the coding sequence ATGCGCTTTACGCCTCTCCGTACCGCTGCAGTCGCTCTTGCGCTGCTGCTGCCGGCTTCCTTGCTGATTGCTCAGGAGGAGCCGGTTCCTGTCCAGACGGAGGAAACCCCAGTTCCGGCGCCTGACCAATCGCCTGGTCAAGCACCCGACGTCGAGCCGGCGCCGAGCGGGGAACAGCCCGAGCCCACGCCCGAAGAGGCGGCAGCAGCGCCACGCGACCCGCTTGAAGTCTACGCCGATCTCAATCTCTTCGGAGAAATTTTCGACCGCATCCGCGCCGAATATGTAGATCCGCCGGACGAGCAGGAACTGGTTCGCGCTGCCATCCAAGGTATGCTCACCTCGCTCGACCCCCATTCGGGCTATCTGCCGCCGGCTGATTACGACGAGATGCGCGAAGATACATCGGGCGAGTTCGGTGGCTTGGGCATCGAGGTGACCCAGGAAGAGGGTGTCATCAAAGTGGTGTCGCCCATCGATGAGACACCTGCTGCCCGGGCCGGTATCCTGGCCAATGACTTCATCATCGAGATCGATGGCGAGCCCCTCCAGGGCGTGACGCTCGACGAGGCGGTCAGCCGGATGCGGGGGCCGATCGGCACTTCGATCACTATCACGGTGCTGCGCGAGGGGGTTGAAGAGCCTCTCCAGTTTGAGCTTACCCGCGAAATCATCGCCATGCGCGCTGTTCGCTGGTCGATGGAAGGCGATATTGGCGTGCTGCGCCTCTCGCGCTTCTCCGAACAAGCGTTTGTCGGCATCGAGAACGCGATCGAGGATATCTTCGAAGAGCGTGACGGCGTCGCGCCTAAGGGCCTGATCCTCGACCTGCGCAACAATCCGGGCGGCCTGGTAGACCAGTCGGTCTATGTGGCCGACGCCTTCCTCAAACAGGGTGCAGTGGTGTTGACGCGCGGGCGCATTCCCCAGGAATCGGCGCGCTATGACGCTCAACCCGATGCACTCGACGCTCGTATCGCTGACGTGCCTGTCGTGGTGCTGATCAATGGCGGCTCGGCTTCGGCTTCAGAGATCGTCGCGGGTGCTCTGCAGGACCACAAGCGTGCAACCGTCGTGGGGACCCGTTCCTTCGGCAAAGGCTCGGTGCAGTCGATCATCTCGCTGGGGCCAGATGGCGCCATGCGGCTGACCACCGCCCGATATTATACGCCTGACAACCGGTCCATTCAGGCCCTGGGCATCACGCCCGACATCGAAGTGCGTCAGGTCGTGCCCGAAGAGTTCCAGGGCCGCGACGAGATCATCGGCGAGGCCGGTCTTGCTGGCCATATTACCATCGAGGGCCAGGAGGAGAACACCGTGGGCTCATCGGTCTATGTGCCGACCGAGAAAGAAGAGGATGCGCAACTGCAATACGCCATCCGCCTCATCAATGGCGAAGAAACCGATCCAGCCTATCCGCCGAAGGCGGAATAA
- a CDS encoding glutamate-5-semialdehyde dehydrogenase: MSLAEAIGEDVPAIMLAMGRKARAAAAKLATATAERKHAALIGAAEAVSRHRADILLANQRDMEAAKSKGISKAFLDRLQLTDARLEDIVSALRTIAELRDPVGAIIAEWDRPNGLHIERVRTPLGVIGVIYESRPNVTADAGALCLKSGNAVILRGGSDSVHSSQALVSCLREGLRSAGLPEDGVQLVPTTDRAAVGEMLRGLGGSIDVIVPRGGKTLVARVQEEARVPVFAHLEGLVHVYIDRSADLDKAVKVTLNAKMRRTGICGAAETLLVHKDVVDTHLAPILDSLRAKGCEVRGDAAVLRNSPGTVLATEQDWRTEYEDAIISVKIVDSLEEAIAHIEHYSSHHTEAIIAEDPVAVEKFFNEIDSAILMHNASTQFADGGEFGFGGEIGIATGKMHARGPVGVEQLTSFKYRVRGDGQTRP, from the coding sequence ATGAGCTTGGCTGAAGCCATCGGCGAGGACGTTCCCGCCATCATGCTGGCAATGGGGCGCAAGGCCCGCGCCGCGGCCGCGAAACTTGCAACGGCGACGGCCGAGCGCAAACATGCCGCCCTGATCGGCGCCGCCGAAGCGGTGTCCCGTCATCGCGCCGACATCCTTCTCGCCAACCAGCGCGACATGGAAGCCGCCAAGAGCAAGGGCATTTCCAAGGCCTTTCTCGATCGGCTGCAGCTCACCGATGCGCGGCTCGAGGACATCGTTTCGGCCCTGCGCACTATTGCTGAACTGCGCGATCCCGTGGGCGCCATTATCGCCGAATGGGACCGCCCCAACGGCCTTCACATCGAGCGGGTTCGCACGCCGCTCGGCGTCATCGGCGTCATTTATGAATCTCGCCCCAATGTCACGGCCGATGCCGGTGCCCTCTGCCTCAAGTCGGGCAATGCGGTGATCCTGCGCGGGGGCAGCGACAGCGTTCATTCCTCGCAGGCACTGGTTTCCTGCCTGCGGGAGGGGCTCCGATCGGCCGGCCTGCCCGAGGACGGCGTGCAATTGGTGCCCACCACCGACCGCGCCGCCGTCGGCGAGATGCTGCGGGGCCTGGGCGGCAGTATCGACGTCATCGTCCCCCGCGGCGGCAAGACGTTGGTAGCCCGGGTGCAGGAGGAGGCGCGCGTCCCGGTCTTCGCGCACCTAGAAGGCCTCGTCCACGTTTACATCGACCGCTCGGCCGACCTCGACAAGGCGGTCAAGGTCACTCTCAATGCCAAGATGCGCCGCACCGGCATTTGCGGTGCCGCCGAGACGCTCCTGGTCCACAAGGACGTGGTGGACACCCACCTGGCGCCCATTCTCGACAGTTTACGGGCAAAGGGTTGTGAAGTGCGGGGCGATGCGGCGGTTCTGCGCAACAGTCCGGGAACAGTTTTGGCTACCGAACAGGACTGGCGCACCGAATATGAGGACGCCATTATCTCGGTCAAGATCGTCGACAGCCTCGAGGAAGCTATCGCCCATATCGAGCACTATTCCAGCCACCATACCGAAGCAATCATCGCTGAAGATCCTGTCGCCGTTGAGAAATTCTTCAACGAGATCGACTCGGCAATCCTGATGCACAACGCCTCGACCCAGTTTGCCGATGGCGGTGAATTCGGTTTTGGCGGTGAAATCGGCATCGCCACCGGCAAGATGCACGCCCGCGGCCCGGTCGGGGTCGAACAACTCACCAGCTTCAAATACCGCGTCCGCGGCGACGGCCAGACCAGGCCCTAG
- a CDS encoding nicotinate-nucleotide adenylyltransferase has product MTRRPRLRLPGITALPTSGSGMRIGLFGGSFNPVHDGHRLVAEEMLRRLELDALWVLVSPGNPLKDQSELQPLSMRVTAARELLDHPRIRVTGFEAAHGFTYTWQTIDFLTRSLRDRRFVWIMGADSLAGFHHWERWREIAAMVPMAVYVRPSSLRAPVSLAATALSKWRLDEDQAGVLALRKPPAWVYLHGRQSPLSSSALRALKQR; this is encoded by the coding sequence TTGACCCGTCGCCCACGTCTTCGCCTGCCGGGGATTACCGCGCTGCCGACTTCCGGGTCCGGCATGCGCATTGGCCTGTTCGGTGGCAGCTTCAATCCGGTGCATGACGGCCATCGCCTGGTTGCCGAAGAGATGCTGCGGCGGCTGGAGCTGGACGCCCTGTGGGTTCTGGTATCGCCCGGTAATCCGCTCAAGGATCAATCCGAGCTCCAGCCACTAAGCATGCGGGTGACAGCCGCCCGCGAACTGCTGGACCATCCGCGCATTCGCGTCACTGGCTTTGAAGCCGCGCATGGTTTTACCTACACGTGGCAGACCATCGACTTTCTCACCCGCAGCCTGCGTGACCGGCGCTTTGTGTGGATCATGGGGGCCGACAGTCTCGCCGGCTTCCACCATTGGGAGCGCTGGCGCGAGATCGCAGCCATGGTGCCAATGGCGGTATATGTGCGCCCCAGTTCACTCCGCGCGCCAGTTTCCCTAGCCGCAACGGCACTGTCCAAATGGCGGCTGGACGAGGATCAGGCGGGGGTGCTTGCCCTGCGGAAGCCGCCCGCCTGGGTTTACCTCCACGGGCGCCAATCGCCGCTTTCATCGAGCGCTTTGCGGGCGCTCAAGCAGCGGTGA
- a CDS encoding RNA pyrophosphohydrolase, whose protein sequence is MNKPLPNRQSMPYRDCVGVAVFNREGGVFLGRRKPADDPEDSAELGSPWQMPQGGIDPGEDPLKAALRELHEETSITSASLLAEAPEWIYYDLPDEALGIALHGKYRGQRQRWFAFAFTGDESEIDVLQPGGGKFKAEFDVWRWEDLKRTPSLIVPFKKDAYERVVAAFADIPQRFSES, encoded by the coding sequence ATGAACAAGCCGCTTCCCAACCGACAGAGCATGCCGTACCGGGACTGCGTTGGGGTGGCGGTATTCAATCGCGAGGGCGGGGTTTTTCTGGGACGGCGCAAGCCGGCAGACGACCCCGAGGATTCAGCCGAACTGGGCTCCCCTTGGCAAATGCCGCAGGGCGGCATCGATCCGGGCGAGGATCCTCTGAAAGCCGCGTTGCGGGAGTTGCACGAAGAGACCAGCATCACCTCGGCAAGTCTGCTCGCTGAGGCGCCCGAATGGATCTACTACGATTTGCCGGATGAGGCGCTCGGCATCGCCCTGCATGGAAAGTACCGCGGGCAGCGGCAGCGCTGGTTTGCCTTTGCCTTTACGGGCGACGAGAGCGAGATCGACGTGCTGCAGCCGGGCGGTGGCAAGTTCAAGGCTGAGTTCGATGTGTGGCGGTGGGAAGACTTGAAGCGCACCCCATCCCTCATCGTGCCGTTCAAGAAGGACGCCTATGAGCGGGTGGTTGCCGCCTTTGCCGATATTCCACAGCGCTTCTCGGAGAGTTGA
- the rsfS gene encoding ribosome silencing factor, whose translation MSSSQAPIAPERPIVDVILDCLDDAKAEETVSVDITGKSSLADHMVVTSGRSQRHVGAVADQLITALRDAGYGKPRVEGLPHCDWVLVDAGDVIVHIFRPEVREFYNIEKMWQADFAADAH comes from the coding sequence ATGTCCTCCTCTCAGGCGCCGATCGCGCCGGAGCGCCCCATAGTCGATGTGATCCTCGATTGCCTCGATGACGCCAAGGCCGAGGAGACCGTTTCCGTCGACATTACCGGCAAGTCTTCGCTGGCTGACCACATGGTGGTGACCTCGGGTCGCTCGCAGCGTCACGTCGGCGCTGTTGCCGATCAGCTGATCACCGCGCTGCGCGATGCCGGCTACGGCAAGCCACGCGTCGAGGGCCTGCCTCATTGCGATTGGGTGTTGGTGGATGCGGGCGACGTGATCGTTCATATTTTCCGCCCTGAAGTGCGCGAGTTCTATAACATCGAGAAGATGTGGCAGGCGGATTTCGCCGCTGACGCGCACTAA
- a CDS encoding divergent polysaccharide deacetylase family protein, with product MADDLSTPLTGRRRKPAEPRSFPVARILFALVLLIGGAFILRILLTDEPDGGRPSQEVAITSTRNGNELASTVSTGPVTITADPQQYPAGTAPAAEAAGEEPGTAAGLFATLPDLVEETELGAIPRMSASGDTPFSAYLRPADQAAASGQPLVSIIMVGLGINEQGSLEAIDQLPEDVTLAFAPYGKSLGNTVAAARQQGHEVLLEVPLEPFDYPQNDPGPHTLLTGEVPRANLDKLFWLMSRFGGYIGVINNMGARFTAAAADFSPVMEELGARGLGYVDDGSSNRSVAPQLADGNEVPYARADLMIDTNPSRTAILEALASLEAKAVENGRAMGIVTALPISIAAISEWSSALESRGITLVPASALMQ from the coding sequence ATGGCGGACGATCTTTCCACTCCATTGACGGGCCGCCGCCGCAAGCCGGCGGAACCGCGCAGTTTTCCCGTCGCTCGCATTCTGTTTGCGCTGGTGTTGTTGATCGGTGGTGCCTTCATCTTGCGGATTCTGTTGACGGACGAGCCCGATGGGGGCCGCCCCAGCCAGGAAGTCGCGATCACCAGCACGCGCAACGGTAATGAACTGGCGAGCACCGTCAGCACCGGCCCTGTCACGATAACAGCGGATCCGCAGCAATATCCGGCCGGAACAGCACCAGCCGCGGAAGCCGCGGGTGAGGAGCCCGGCACGGCTGCAGGGCTGTTCGCGACTTTGCCGGACCTCGTTGAAGAGACAGAACTGGGCGCCATTCCCCGGATGTCGGCTTCTGGAGATACGCCCTTCTCAGCCTATTTGCGGCCTGCTGACCAAGCCGCTGCAAGTGGACAGCCGCTGGTGTCCATCATCATGGTAGGGCTCGGCATCAATGAGCAAGGTTCGCTGGAGGCGATCGACCAATTGCCCGAGGATGTGACGCTGGCCTTCGCACCCTACGGGAAATCCCTCGGCAACACGGTTGCTGCGGCCCGGCAGCAGGGGCACGAAGTGTTGCTGGAGGTGCCGCTCGAACCCTTCGATTACCCTCAGAACGATCCTGGTCCGCACACGCTGCTCACCGGCGAAGTGCCCCGGGCCAATCTCGACAAGCTGTTCTGGCTAATGTCCCGGTTCGGCGGCTACATCGGCGTCATCAACAATATGGGGGCTCGCTTCACCGCGGCCGCCGCCGATTTTTCGCCAGTGATGGAAGAGCTCGGCGCTCGGGGCTTGGGTTATGTTGATGATGGCTCGTCCAACCGCTCCGTCGCTCCGCAACTGGCCGATGGCAATGAGGTGCCCTACGCACGGGCGGACCTGATGATCGATACCAATCCGTCCCGGACGGCTATTCTCGAGGCGCTTGCCAGCCTTGAAGCCAAGGCAGTGGAGAATGGCCGGGCGATGGGTATTGTAACTGCGCTGCCGATTTCCATCGCGGCGATCAGCGAATGGTCCAGCGCGCTCGAAAGCCGGGGCATTACGCTCGTGCCTGCCAGCGCCCTCATGCAATAG
- the proB gene encoding glutamate 5-kinase, whose protein sequence is MNALAPYRSLTIKIGSALLVDKAGKLRSAWLAGLAEDVAALKANGCDVVVVSSGAIALGRGLLGLDAISLTLEQSQAAASAGQIALSQAWAEALGRHGIVTGQILITPNITEERRYYLNARTTIATLLSLGAVPIINENDSVATAEIRYGDNDRLSARVATMVESDCLVLLSDIDGLYTAPPAKDPGAEHIPMVKAITPAIEAMAGGAASHLSRGGMTTKMEAGKIATLAGTAMIIAKGTEPHPLRALTEGGRHTLFQPSQSRAQARKRWIMGSLAVAGTLQVDAGAARALLTGKSLLPIGVTKVSGEFERGDAIAVLNPDGAEIARGLAGLDSDEARLVMGKRSDAVLELLGAGNRSAMVHRDNLVLVGAQEEVDHELG, encoded by the coding sequence ATGAACGCGCTGGCGCCCTATCGCAGCCTCACCATCAAGATCGGCTCGGCCCTGTTGGTCGATAAGGCCGGCAAGCTCCGGAGCGCTTGGCTCGCTGGCTTGGCCGAGGACGTCGCGGCGCTCAAGGCGAATGGCTGTGATGTGGTGGTGGTCTCCTCCGGCGCTATTGCCTTAGGGCGCGGCCTCCTCGGGCTCGACGCAATTTCGCTGACGCTGGAGCAGTCGCAGGCAGCGGCTAGCGCTGGGCAGATCGCTCTGTCGCAGGCCTGGGCCGAGGCGCTGGGGCGGCACGGGATTGTCACCGGACAGATCCTCATCACACCCAATATCACCGAGGAGCGGCGTTACTATCTTAATGCCCGCACGACCATTGCAACGCTGCTGTCGCTGGGTGCGGTCCCCATCATCAATGAGAACGACTCGGTAGCAACGGCCGAGATCCGCTATGGCGACAATGACCGGCTCTCGGCGCGCGTCGCCACCATGGTGGAGTCCGATTGCCTGGTTCTGCTATCGGATATCGATGGGCTATATACCGCGCCCCCAGCCAAGGACCCCGGTGCCGAGCACATTCCTATGGTCAAGGCCATCACCCCGGCCATCGAGGCTATGGCTGGCGGCGCTGCCAGCCACCTGTCGCGCGGCGGCATGACCACTAAGATGGAGGCCGGTAAGATCGCGACCCTTGCCGGCACCGCCATGATCATCGCCAAGGGCACCGAACCACATCCGCTGCGGGCTCTGACCGAGGGTGGCCGGCACACGCTGTTCCAGCCGTCGCAAAGCCGCGCCCAAGCGCGTAAACGCTGGATCATGGGCTCGCTCGCCGTTGCCGGGACGCTGCAGGTGGACGCGGGGGCGGCGCGGGCGCTGCTCACCGGCAAGTCCCTCCTGCCCATCGGCGTGACCAAGGTGAGCGGCGAGTTCGAGCGCGGCGACGCGATCGCCGTGCTCAATCCTGACGGCGCGGAGATTGCGCGCGGTTTGGCTGGTCTCGACAGCGACGAGGCTCGGCTGGTGATGGGCAAAAGGAGCGATGCGGTGCTGGAGCTGCTGGGTGCAGGCAACCGCTCGGCTATGGTCCACCGCGACAATCTGGTGCTGGTGGGCGCGCAAGAGGAGGTAGATCATGAGCTTGGCTGA
- a CDS encoding aspartate/glutamate racemase family protein: MRTIGLIGGMSWESTAHYYRVINQETASRLGGLHSAPLLLHSVDFAPIAQMQADGDWHRAGEQLGSIAKGLEQAGAEVIGLATNTMHVVAEQVTAELTAPFLHIGDPTSQALLDDGFRTVGLLGTRFTMEMGFYRERLEERGLQVLVPEVDQTNLNGIIYEELCRGFVREESRQVYVRAIERLAASGAEAVILGCTEIGMLIDDDVSPLPVYDTTDLHAKALVSAALA; the protein is encoded by the coding sequence ATGAGGACCATTGGCCTCATCGGTGGGATGAGCTGGGAATCGACGGCTCACTATTACCGCGTGATCAATCAGGAGACCGCCAGCCGGCTCGGCGGGCTCCATTCCGCGCCGCTGTTGCTGCATTCGGTGGATTTCGCGCCTATCGCCCAGATGCAAGCGGATGGTGACTGGCACCGTGCGGGAGAGCAATTGGGCAGTATCGCCAAGGGGCTGGAGCAGGCCGGCGCGGAGGTGATCGGCCTGGCAACCAACACCATGCATGTCGTTGCCGAGCAGGTGACTGCTGAGCTGACAGCGCCGTTCCTCCACATCGGTGACCCGACGAGCCAAGCACTGCTGGACGACGGCTTTCGCACCGTTGGCTTGCTGGGGACCCGCTTCACCATGGAAATGGGGTTTTATCGCGAGCGGCTGGAGGAGCGTGGTCTTCAGGTGCTGGTGCCCGAGGTCGACCAAACCAATCTCAACGGCATTATCTATGAAGAGCTGTGCCGGGGATTCGTGCGCGAGGAGTCACGGCAGGTCTATGTCCGGGCGATCGAGCGGTTGGCTGCGAGTGGTGCGGAGGCGGTGATTCTTGGGTGCACCGAGATCGGCATGCTGATCGACGATGATGTCAGTCCCTTGCCGGTCTACGACACCACCGACTTGCACGCCAAGGCTCTGGTAAGCGCCGCTCTGGCTTAG
- a CDS encoding F0F1 ATP synthase subunit epsilon — protein MAEGLKIEIVSPERLVLSDTVQSVTVPGTEGYFTVMENHAPFMTTLRHGFITVTTTSGASDIFFVQGGFADVSPEGLTILAEQASPFSEFSHEELQGRIRGAEEELNRAQTPDDRTTAQQVLSALQNLAGEAGQMTGTHVL, from the coding sequence ATGGCTGAAGGCCTCAAGATTGAGATTGTGTCGCCCGAGCGTCTGGTGCTCTCTGACACGGTTCAGTCCGTCACTGTTCCGGGCACTGAAGGGTACTTCACGGTCATGGAAAACCATGCGCCGTTCATGACAACGCTGCGTCACGGCTTCATCACCGTGACGACCACCAGCGGCGCTTCCGACATCTTCTTCGTGCAGGGTGGTTTTGCAGATGTGTCCCCCGAGGGGCTGACCATCCTTGCCGAACAAGCCTCGCCCTTCTCCGAGTTCAGCCACGAAGAGCTTCAGGGCCGCATCCGGGGCGCAGAAGAAGAGCTCAACCGGGCGCAGACACCGGACGACCGGACGACCGCCCAGCAGGTGCTGAGCGCGCTACAGAACCTCGCCGGCGAAGCCGGGCAGATGACCGGCACTCACGTGCTCTAG
- the rlmH gene encoding 23S rRNA (pseudouridine(1915)-N(3))-methyltransferase RlmH has protein sequence MRIVVAAVGRMKTGPERELVARYLERASGSGKPLALTGFEVTELTESRAGSAASRKSEEAKSLRSALPDGIVVALDERGKSIGSETFAHQLGRWRDDGRPAASFVIGGADGLDPDFVRSADLVLSFSPLTWPHQLVRIMLAEQLYRATTILSGHPYHRGD, from the coding sequence ATGCGCATTGTCGTTGCGGCCGTTGGCCGGATGAAAACCGGGCCCGAGCGAGAGCTCGTGGCCCGTTATCTTGAACGGGCGAGCGGTAGCGGCAAGCCACTGGCTTTAACGGGTTTCGAGGTCACTGAGCTGACCGAATCGCGCGCCGGTTCGGCCGCCAGTCGCAAGAGCGAAGAGGCCAAGTCCCTCCGATCTGCCTTGCCGGATGGCATCGTCGTGGCGCTCGATGAACGCGGCAAGTCCATCGGATCGGAGACTTTCGCCCATCAGCTCGGCCGTTGGCGGGATGATGGACGTCCCGCTGCAAGTTTTGTGATCGGCGGGGCCGATGGCCTGGACCCCGATTTCGTCCGCAGCGCCGATCTGGTGTTAAGCTTTTCGCCCCTCACTTGGCCCCATCAATTGGTGCGCATCATGCTGGCCGAGCAGCTCTACCGCGCCACCACCATCCTTTCGGGGCATCCCTATCACCGTGGCGACTGA